One segment of Phosphitispora fastidiosa DNA contains the following:
- a CDS encoding phenylacetate--CoA ligase family protein, whose product MKQEKLLLELVRQQAEKSSFYRSLYKGLTIDHFTDIPFTTKRVLLDDQLQNPPFGTNVCVDRNKIARLHRTSGTTTRPLTLVLTAHDVEQVILAGSRAFRTAGMDDNDIVFNCMNYCMWMGGFMDHQSMEATGAAVVPYGVGKTENLIDLLLEIDSPCLHSTPSYLAAIRKVLHEKYSLPPERLGLKKGFFGGEAGMQDAGFRNKIEAEWQMQAINANYGVSEVLSILGAECSRRDGLHFTALPFLHVEIIDPASGTGLPLAAGSCGEMVLTNLVKEAQPLVRYRTGDIIEIVAIDDCPCGNEGFRFLTRGRSDDMLVIKGINFYPESLRSLLSPYPECTGAYVVMVPNRQPIDEIAVRVQVLAGKQDHTTLAEKLKKEIRDRLFITPQITLVENLAYGENKIKLVERWN is encoded by the coding sequence TTGAAACAAGAAAAGTTACTCCTGGAATTAGTACGGCAGCAGGCGGAAAAAAGTTCTTTTTACCGCAGTTTATATAAGGGACTTACCATTGATCATTTCACTGATATCCCATTTACTACCAAACGAGTGTTACTAGACGATCAATTACAGAATCCGCCTTTTGGCACCAATGTCTGCGTGGACCGTAATAAAATTGCCCGCTTGCACAGAACCTCCGGAACCACCACACGGCCGCTGACCTTGGTACTGACAGCTCATGATGTGGAACAGGTTATCCTTGCCGGCAGCCGGGCCTTTCGAACTGCCGGAATGGATGACAATGACATAGTTTTCAATTGCATGAATTATTGCATGTGGATGGGCGGCTTTATGGACCACCAGAGCATGGAAGCAACCGGAGCTGCTGTTGTACCCTACGGCGTCGGAAAAACAGAAAATCTCATCGATCTGCTTTTGGAAATCGACAGCCCGTGTCTTCACTCCACGCCTTCCTATCTTGCTGCAATTCGCAAGGTCCTGCATGAGAAATATAGTTTGCCGCCGGAACGCCTCGGACTGAAAAAAGGCTTTTTTGGCGGGGAGGCCGGCATGCAGGATGCAGGTTTCCGTAACAAAATAGAGGCTGAATGGCAAATGCAGGCAATCAATGCCAACTATGGAGTTTCAGAGGTTCTCAGTATCCTCGGCGCCGAATGCAGCCGCCGGGATGGGCTTCATTTTACGGCTTTGCCTTTTTTACATGTGGAGATAATTGACCCGGCAAGTGGAACAGGGCTGCCGCTGGCAGCGGGCAGTTGCGGTGAAATGGTCCTGACCAACCTGGTGAAAGAAGCACAGCCTTTGGTCAGATACCGTACCGGGGATATTATTGAAATTGTGGCCATAGATGACTGCCCTTGCGGAAATGAAGGCTTTCGCTTCCTAACCCGGGGGCGAAGTGACGACATGCTTGTTATTAAAGGAATAAATTTTTATCCGGAATCCCTCCGCTCCCTGCTGTCCCCCTATCCCGAGTGTACCGGAGCCTATGTTGTAATGGTCCCTAACCGACAGCCCATTGATGAAATTGCCGTCAGGGTACAAGTGCTGGCCGGAAAACAGGACCATACTACCCTGGCTGAAAAGCTTAAAAAAGAAATCCGGGATAGATTATTTATTACGCCGCAAATCACCCTGGTCGAAAATCTGGCATACGGGGAAAACAAAATCAAGCTGGTGGAAAGGTGGAATTAG
- a CDS encoding NAD-dependent 4,6-dehydratase LegB, producing the protein MNLRNKKILVTGADGFIGSHLTEELLRSGCNVRAFVLYNSFNSWGWLDEAPKSLQDNLEIFSGDIRDPHGVYEAVKGCDIVLHLAALVAIPYSYHSPDTYIDTNIKGTLNILQAARKLEVAKVVHTSTSEVYGTARFTPINEDHPLQGQSPYAATKIAADQMAMAFYNSFDTPVAIIRPFNTYGPRQSARAVIPTVITQIAGGQHKIKLGSTHPTRDFNYIKDTVKGFISVAEAAATVGKVINIGSNYEISIGELVELIAEVMQVRIEIQTEEERLRPEKSEVERLWADNTRAEKLLGWKPEYAGYEGLKRGLAETIKWFSQSGNLKKYRPEVYNL; encoded by the coding sequence ATGAACCTGCGCAACAAAAAAATCCTGGTTACCGGAGCTGACGGCTTTATCGGTTCACATTTAACGGAAGAACTGCTGAGATCGGGCTGCAACGTGCGCGCTTTCGTTCTATACAATTCATTTAATTCCTGGGGATGGCTGGATGAAGCGCCCAAGTCCCTCCAGGATAATCTGGAGATATTTTCCGGCGATATCCGTGACCCGCACGGGGTTTACGAAGCTGTGAAAGGATGTGACATAGTCCTGCACCTGGCAGCTTTGGTTGCTATCCCCTATTCCTATCATTCTCCAGACACTTATATAGACACTAATATTAAAGGAACTTTAAACATTCTGCAGGCCGCCCGCAAGCTGGAAGTGGCAAAAGTCGTCCACACATCCACCAGTGAAGTATATGGTACCGCCCGGTTTACCCCTATAAATGAGGACCACCCCCTACAAGGACAGTCACCCTATGCAGCCACCAAGATTGCCGCTGATCAAATGGCCATGGCCTTTTATAATTCTTTCGATACCCCAGTTGCCATCATCCGTCCCTTTAATACTTATGGCCCCCGCCAATCGGCCCGGGCAGTTATCCCTACTGTAATAACTCAGATCGCCGGCGGGCAGCACAAAATTAAGCTGGGCTCCACTCACCCCACCCGGGATTTTAATTATATAAAAGATACTGTAAAGGGCTTTATCTCTGTAGCCGAAGCAGCTGCTACTGTCGGAAAAGTAATTAATATAGGCAGCAATTACGAGATCTCTATTGGAGAATTGGTTGAACTTATCGCCGAAGTAATGCAGGTCAGGATAGAGATCCAGACTGAGGAGGAACGGCTGCGCCCGGAAAAAAGCGAGGTGGAGCGCTTATGGGCAGACAATACCAGGGCGGAAAAGCTCCTGGGCTGGAAACCCGAATATGCCGGATATGAGGGTTTAAAGCGTGGCTTGGCGGAAACGATAAAGTGGTTTAGTCAAAGCGGGAATCTTAAAAAATACCGGCCGGAAGTTTATAACTTATGA
- a CDS encoding radical SAM protein, whose amino-acid sequence MPDGKKAAFKQKVSEYLKHLLARIRSEYGEKSPEYDAIYNQYFYSPLEDMVEQEHNLKHYEAALTSKGGLPRGLERLYKRQLVIDLTMVCAAHCRYCLRSNYDPVRIKRSDIAGIVAYIASDEYLKELLVTGGDPLMVPHLLMQLISEVVQKAPNIQIIRIGTRLPVQSPDKFDEELFNFFKSYQESVSFECAIQINHAIELQEQPRKIIEDLQKSGVRIYSQNVLLKNVNDKITALVELYDHLRYLGVEAHYLFHPVPLIGTHHFRPSIAKALSLIKELTSSGRISGRIKPMLSLMTDVGKVTLYEGTLGAKDEQGYLDIQTNYQIEDRLRWNPDYLLPDSARVDEWGHIIVKYLDGSDD is encoded by the coding sequence ATGCCGGATGGGAAGAAAGCCGCCTTTAAACAGAAGGTGTCGGAATACCTCAAACATCTGCTTGCCAGAATCAGGAGTGAGTACGGGGAAAAATCCCCTGAATATGATGCTATATATAACCAGTATTTCTATTCGCCGCTGGAAGACATGGTGGAGCAAGAGCATAACCTGAAGCATTACGAAGCGGCGCTCACCAGCAAGGGAGGATTACCGCGCGGCCTGGAAAGGCTGTACAAACGGCAGCTTGTGATCGACCTGACAATGGTCTGTGCTGCCCACTGCCGCTATTGCCTGCGCTCGAACTATGACCCGGTGCGAATCAAAAGAAGCGACATTGCAGGAATTGTAGCTTATATCGCATCTGATGAGTATCTGAAAGAGCTGCTGGTCACAGGCGGTGACCCCTTGATGGTGCCACATTTGCTGATGCAGTTAATTTCGGAAGTGGTCCAAAAAGCTCCCAATATTCAAATTATCCGGATTGGTACACGCCTGCCGGTTCAATCTCCGGATAAATTTGATGAAGAGCTGTTCAATTTTTTTAAGTCATATCAGGAAAGTGTCAGCTTTGAATGTGCCATTCAAATCAACCATGCCATAGAATTACAGGAACAACCCCGTAAAATTATTGAAGACCTGCAGAAATCCGGGGTCCGGATTTACAGCCAAAACGTTTTACTAAAAAATGTCAATGATAAGATCACCGCATTGGTGGAGTTATATGACCATCTCAGATATTTGGGCGTAGAAGCACATTATCTCTTTCATCCTGTTCCTTTAATCGGTACCCACCATTTCCGCCCCAGTATTGCCAAAGCCCTTTCCCTGATTAAGGAACTGACATCATCAGGCCGGATATCCGGCAGAATCAAACCAATGCTATCATTAATGACAGATGTTGGCAAAGTAACCCTCTATGAGGGGACCCTCGGCGCAAAGGACGAACAGGGTTATTTAGATATCCAAACCAATTATCAAATTGAGGACAGATTACGCTGGAACCCGGATTACCTGCTTCCAGACTCGGCCCGGGTAGATGAGTGGGGGCACATTATTGTTAAATATCTTGATGGCAGTGATGACTGA
- a CDS encoding tetratricopeptide repeat-containing glycosyltransferase family 2 protein has product MNKKIQRLSLCMIVKNEAKTLPRCLKSVLSLVDEIVIVDTGSTDATLSAAKKFGAQTYEYAWNDSFSSARNYSLERATGDWILVLDADEILVYDSANQFKLLLDSNKYEAYFIRIVSLLGASYGIETSENLVLRLFRNCPEYRFSGAIHEQVYPSVINHAGAESVTKAPVTIYHDGYLPEIIQKKNKTSRNLQIIKKALYQNPCNPFLLYSLGCEYFFSEKYAEALETFQQALPFISTGMEYIPDMVIKLSLSYYKVGKIPEMLRLFDSLRNISPPSPEFLFLAGLVSLESGKPAETERNIKKCLEKLPGTPASNLNIREHQIYQILGEIYEAKQSWNEAVRFYFLAVKSNPVHLYPLQKIIDLYKRRKPGLPAEDILGFCPPHQKCSLLDRLNWQTEEDTAILLILSLTRDIMLSDSYICQSIKPAVIAVFNRKKTKNAGYRTISAMHLTKAVMSLASYKYADPGYIIKTCQSLSKNIRDILLLQPIGLTELSD; this is encoded by the coding sequence ATGAACAAAAAAATTCAGCGCCTTTCCCTTTGCATGATTGTCAAAAACGAAGCGAAAACACTTCCCCGCTGCCTGAAAAGTGTCCTCAGCCTTGTAGATGAGATTGTTATTGTCGATACAGGGTCCACTGATGCAACTTTATCTGCCGCAAAAAAGTTTGGCGCACAAACATACGAATATGCCTGGAATGACAGTTTCAGCAGCGCCCGTAACTACTCCCTTGAAAGGGCAACAGGGGATTGGATACTGGTCCTTGATGCGGACGAAATACTTGTCTACGACAGCGCCAACCAATTTAAACTGCTTCTCGACAGTAATAAATATGAAGCATACTTCATCAGAATTGTAAGCCTCCTGGGAGCGTCTTATGGCATCGAAACCAGTGAAAACCTTGTATTAAGGCTTTTCCGGAACTGCCCTGAGTACCGTTTTTCAGGTGCGATTCACGAGCAGGTATATCCATCGGTAATCAACCATGCCGGAGCTGAATCAGTGACAAAAGCTCCGGTAACCATTTATCATGACGGTTATCTGCCCGAAATAATTCAAAAAAAAAATAAGACCTCGCGTAATTTGCAAATAATCAAAAAGGCCCTGTACCAAAACCCATGTAATCCATTTCTCTTATACAGCCTCGGCTGTGAATATTTTTTTTCAGAAAAGTATGCAGAAGCGCTGGAAACATTTCAGCAAGCCCTGCCTTTCATCAGTACAGGAATGGAATATATACCTGACATGGTCATCAAATTAAGTCTCTCTTACTATAAAGTGGGAAAAATACCTGAAATGCTTCGTTTATTTGACAGCCTTCGCAACATATCACCCCCATCCCCCGAATTCCTTTTTTTGGCAGGGTTGGTGAGCCTTGAATCAGGAAAACCGGCTGAAACAGAACGGAACATAAAAAAATGTCTGGAGAAATTACCCGGTACTCCCGCGTCAAATCTAAATATTCGGGAACACCAGATTTACCAGATACTAGGGGAAATCTACGAAGCAAAACAATCATGGAATGAGGCCGTCAGGTTTTATTTTCTGGCCGTGAAATCCAACCCGGTTCACCTTTATCCTCTGCAGAAAATTATTGATCTTTACAAAAGACGGAAGCCCGGCCTTCCGGCAGAAGATATCCTGGGGTTCTGCCCACCCCATCAAAAGTGCTCCCTGTTAGACAGACTGAATTGGCAAACTGAGGAAGATACAGCTATTTTACTAATTCTCAGCCTTACCCGGGACATAATGCTTAGTGATTCATATATTTGCCAATCAATTAAACCAGCAGTTATTGCTGTATTTAACAGAAAAAAAACTAAAAACGCCGGTTACCGCACCATTTCGGCTATGCACCTGACAAAAGCGGTAATGTCACTGGCAAGCTATAAATATGCGGACCCCGGATATATCATAAAAACCTGCCAAAGTCTCTCAAAGAATATCAGGGATATTTTGCTGTTGCAGCCTATCGGATTAACAGAGTTATCGGATTAA
- a CDS encoding DUF6385 domain-containing protein has product MAITFVNLKQTVITSDDFQKAPTRRVSFALNYISYFIYNECETNSAVVQMLISPDRKIWMDDGLEVEVQPKQLINLVPNYFSKYSSVQYKSKTNNSPVKLDIWFQMVRPPAKQCYGVGNDWS; this is encoded by the coding sequence TTGGCAATAACCTTTGTCAATTTAAAGCAAACGGTAATAACTTCGGATGACTTTCAAAAGGCTCCGACCCGGAGGGTTTCCTTTGCTCTGAATTACATTTCATATTTTATCTATAATGAATGCGAGACCAATTCCGCAGTTGTCCAAATGCTGATAAGCCCTGACAGGAAAATTTGGATGGATGACGGCTTAGAGGTAGAAGTACAACCTAAACAGCTTATCAATCTGGTGCCCAACTATTTTTCCAAATATTCATCTGTCCAGTATAAATCGAAAACAAATAATTCCCCGGTAAAACTGGACATCTGGTTCCAGATGGTCAGACCGCCGGCAAAACAATGTTATGGCGTGGGGAATGACTGGAGTTAA
- a CDS encoding TPR domain-containing glycosyltransferase has product MKSQTVSVCLVIENEEKHLERCLMSVKNVADEIIVADIGSTDSSLEIAGQYTDKVFEIRWQEDFSRVRNFALNKATSDWILILDGDEELDQQCITALKEKVSEGDSEGYLIKVLNYYQSGNRVEVSPDVVFRLFRNDKAYRFTGVIQEQICGNIIKANPQAKISIAEDICIVHYGYLAEEIIAKNKAARNTRLLENAVQKNPDDLLNRFHLGLEYFQAGQISRALGEFLYVLDKVNLQAIYAPKLMRHVAQCYYLLGDFEDCLNFIENIWMEHFHDQGDLYYLKGLVCRALDRHADAYNAFKLCLDVSAQPAYYANLYCQYKDRVYNQLGEIAEFFTDLETALEYYTSALRENPRALYSLERIVSILNPKDNPDYTVTALNSVFDLTDPGIQLNLGHIFFREEAYILAVKFFDSAMSQEPAPVEVPLVKGLCLMRLKQYQEALAELEKIPPGSSFYGIAQGNMFLCYWLRRHSRKSAECLKNLKAAGTNPGLAEVLDKLRKKRKVTTDELINSEQQVYRELHEIFERLVELGEFERFDEAWNCFAGLYEKPPAKLFGDLYFKYRYYEKAEREYRIALEENITDTETLYRLGKTCWALNNLSEAEKYICAAVELGLNFPRVNRELAGLYQDLAVKTLEEGLAAYPGNQELSVLLKNIKENPIEV; this is encoded by the coding sequence TTGAAGAGTCAAACCGTTAGTGTTTGCCTGGTGATAGAAAACGAGGAAAAACACCTGGAGCGCTGCCTCATGAGCGTAAAAAACGTGGCAGATGAAATTATAGTAGCCGATATAGGCTCCACTGACAGTTCATTGGAAATTGCCGGGCAGTATACCGACAAGGTTTTTGAAATCCGATGGCAGGAGGACTTTAGCAGAGTCCGTAATTTTGCCCTTAATAAGGCGACCAGTGACTGGATCCTGATACTTGACGGTGATGAAGAACTTGATCAGCAGTGCATAACTGCCCTGAAAGAAAAAGTCAGTGAAGGTGACTCCGAAGGTTATCTGATAAAGGTACTTAACTATTACCAATCCGGGAACAGAGTGGAAGTTTCACCGGATGTGGTTTTCCGGCTGTTCAGGAACGACAAGGCTTACCGTTTTACCGGAGTTATCCAAGAACAAATTTGTGGCAATATTATTAAGGCCAATCCCCAAGCCAAAATTTCCATCGCGGAGGACATCTGTATAGTTCATTACGGTTATTTGGCAGAAGAGATTATAGCCAAAAATAAAGCGGCACGCAATACCAGGCTGTTGGAAAATGCCGTACAGAAAAATCCTGATGACCTGCTTAATCGCTTCCATCTTGGTTTGGAATACTTTCAAGCCGGCCAGATCAGCAGAGCTTTGGGCGAATTTCTCTATGTGCTCGACAAGGTAAATTTGCAGGCCATCTATGCTCCAAAACTCATGAGGCATGTGGCCCAATGCTACTATCTCCTGGGGGACTTTGAAGACTGCCTTAATTTTATAGAAAATATATGGATGGAACACTTTCATGATCAAGGGGACTTATATTATCTGAAAGGGTTAGTATGCAGAGCCCTTGATCGCCATGCGGATGCTTACAACGCATTTAAGCTGTGCCTTGACGTATCTGCCCAGCCGGCCTATTATGCAAACTTATACTGTCAGTATAAAGATAGAGTATATAATCAGTTGGGCGAGATAGCAGAGTTTTTCACCGACCTGGAAACCGCCTTAGAATATTATACAAGCGCTCTCCGGGAGAACCCACGGGCACTCTATTCACTTGAAAGAATAGTTTCCATTCTGAATCCAAAGGATAACCCGGATTATACCGTAACAGCTTTAAACAGCGTTTTTGACCTGACTGATCCGGGAATTCAACTCAACTTAGGCCATATCTTTTTCCGGGAAGAAGCTTACATACTGGCAGTAAAATTTTTTGATTCCGCTATGTCACAGGAACCGGCGCCGGTAGAGGTACCCCTGGTAAAAGGACTGTGCCTGATGAGGCTAAAGCAGTATCAGGAAGCCCTCGCAGAACTTGAAAAGATTCCCCCGGGCAGTAGCTTTTATGGGATAGCCCAGGGCAACATGTTTCTTTGTTACTGGTTACGCAGGCACAGCAGAAAATCGGCTGAATGCCTGAAAAACCTCAAAGCAGCCGGAACAAACCCGGGATTAGCGGAAGTATTGGATAAACTTCGAAAAAAACGGAAAGTCACTACTGATGAGTTAATAAACAGTGAACAGCAGGTTTACCGGGAATTACATGAAATATTCGAAAGACTGGTTGAGTTAGGTGAATTTGAAAGATTTGATGAGGCCTGGAACTGCTTTGCAGGGCTTTATGAGAAGCCGCCGGCTAAATTGTTCGGAGATTTATATTTTAAGTACCGTTATTACGAAAAAGCCGAAAGGGAATACCGGATTGCCCTGGAAGAGAATATCACCGATACCGAAACACTTTACCGCCTGGGCAAAACTTGCTGGGCCCTGAATAACCTCTCAGAAGCCGAAAAGTATATCTGTGCAGCGGTAGAACTGGGCTTAAATTTCCCGCGTGTTAACCGGGAGCTGGCCGGGCTGTATCAGGATCTGGCTGTTAAGACTCTGGAGGAAGGCCTTGCCGCTTACCCCGGAAACCAGGAATTATCAGTTCTCCTGAAAAACATCAAAGAAAATCCCATAGAGGTTTGA
- a CDS encoding LegC family aminotransferase, with protein sequence MKKELDLNTIINTLQRVLPSIQKSIALHEPLFTGNEWDYVKKCLDSGWVSSAGKYVSLFEKQIAEYTGIKHVIAVVNGTAALHTCLQLAGVRAGDEVLMPALTFVATANAVIYCGAVPHFADSEEKTLGLDPLKLGNYLKDITELRTVGCFNRKSGRRLKAVVPMHTFGHPVDMDPLLDVCRRFGLALVEDAAESLGSLYKGKHTGSWGRLSVLSFNGNKVITTGGGGAVLTNDSSLAVLARHLTTQAKLPHPWAFHHDMVGYNYRMPNINAALGCAQLERLPEFIRQKRALALRYQEAFAGIEGVRIFKEADFAHSNYWLNILLLDEGYSGKREKLLELTNRQGIMTRPPWTLMHKLIMYQDCPRMDLACAESLEKRLINLPSSAFLAE encoded by the coding sequence ATGAAAAAGGAACTTGATTTAAATACAATCATCAATACTTTGCAAAGGGTTTTACCTTCGATACAAAAATCAATTGCCCTGCACGAACCGCTGTTTACCGGGAATGAATGGGATTATGTCAAAAAGTGCCTGGACAGCGGCTGGGTTTCTTCAGCTGGAAAATATGTCTCCCTCTTTGAAAAACAAATTGCAGAATACACTGGAATCAAACACGTTATAGCAGTTGTAAATGGTACAGCAGCGCTACATACCTGTTTGCAGCTAGCCGGAGTCAGAGCCGGTGACGAGGTCTTAATGCCGGCGTTGACCTTTGTCGCCACCGCCAATGCTGTCATCTATTGCGGCGCAGTGCCTCATTTTGCAGACAGTGAGGAAAAAACCCTGGGTTTGGACCCTCTCAAACTGGGCAACTATCTAAAAGATATCACTGAACTGCGGACTGTCGGCTGTTTCAACAGGAAAAGCGGTCGCCGCCTCAAAGCGGTGGTGCCCATGCACACCTTTGGACACCCGGTGGATATGGACCCCTTATTAGACGTCTGCCGGAGATTTGGCCTGGCGCTGGTAGAAGATGCGGCAGAATCTCTAGGTTCATTATACAAGGGAAAGCACACCGGAAGCTGGGGACGGCTTTCCGTGCTCAGCTTTAATGGCAACAAGGTCATTACTACCGGTGGTGGCGGGGCTGTTTTAACTAATGACTCTTCTCTGGCCGTTTTGGCCCGGCATCTGACCACACAGGCTAAACTGCCCCATCCCTGGGCGTTCCATCATGATATGGTGGGATATAACTATAGGATGCCCAATATCAATGCAGCCCTGGGCTGCGCTCAGCTCGAAAGGTTACCGGAGTTTATCAGGCAGAAAAGAGCTCTGGCTTTACGATATCAGGAAGCCTTTGCCGGAATTGAAGGGGTCCGGATATTCAAAGAGGCGGATTTTGCGCACAGCAATTACTGGCTCAATATACTTCTTCTTGATGAAGGTTACTCCGGTAAACGCGAAAAATTACTTGAATTAACTAACCGGCAGGGTATTATGACCCGCCCCCCCTGGACCCTGATGCACAAACTGATCATGTATCAGGATTGCCCAAGAATGGATCTTGCCTGTGCTGAGAGTCTGGAAAAAAGACTCATTAATCTTCCGAGCAGTGCATTTCTCGCTGAGTGA